AGAGCCATCTCTCGCTCGACGCCCCGATGACCCCGGGCGAGGACAACAAGCTGCTCGACTACCTCCCCGACACGCTGAATCCGACGCCCGACGAGGAGACGTTCGACCACGCGCTCACCGAGAGCATCGAACGCGTTCTGACCACGCTGAAGGAGCGCGAAGCGAAGATCCTCCGGCTCTACTTCGGGCTCAACGGGCAGGAGCCGATGACGCTGGAGGAGATCGGCAGCCTGCTCGGCATCACGCGCGAGCGGGTCCGCCAGATCAAGGAGAAGGCGCTCTCGCGGCTCCGCCACATCTCGAAGGCGCGCGCCCTCGAGAGCTTCCTCTCCTAAGTGGCCTCGCAGCAGTCCTTCGACATCTCGACCGGCGCCGATCTCCAGGAAGTCGACAACGCGGTCAACCAGGCGAGGAAAGAGCTCGCCCAGCGTTACGACTTCAAGGGGTCGAAGGCATCCATCGACTTCGACCGTACCAAGAACCAGCTGGTACTCGTCGCGGACGACGATTTCAAGATGCGCGCCCTCTTCGACCTCCTGCAGGGCAAGCTCATCAAGCGTGGCGTGCCGCCCAAGAACCTGGTGATCGGCGACGTTCTCCCGGCCGCGGGCGGCACGGTGCGCCGCGAGATCGGCCTTACGCAGGGCATCGCCGGCGACCAGGCGCGCGAGATCGTGAAGGCCATCAAGGATGGCGGGTTCAAGAAGGTGCAGGCGGCCATCCAGGGCGAGGAGGTCCGGGTCTCGGCGCCTTCCCGCGACGAGCTTCAGAGCGTCATCGCCTTCCTGCGATCGCAGGACTTCGCAATCGAGTTGAAGTTCGGGAATTATCGGGGATGAAAGGGGAGTGAGGGGAGTAAGGCGAGTGAGGGGAGAAAG
This portion of the Gemmatimonadales bacterium genome encodes:
- a CDS encoding YajQ family cyclic di-GMP-binding protein, which encodes MASQQSFDISTGADLQEVDNAVNQARKELAQRYDFKGSKASIDFDRTKNQLVLVADDDFKMRALFDLLQGKLIKRGVPPKNLVIGDVLPAAGGTVRREIGLTQGIAGDQAREIVKAIKDGGFKKVQAAIQGEEVRVSAPSRDELQSVIAFLRSQDFAIELKFGNYRG